The window CGGCCACGCGCGACAGGAAAGCCGCACATTTCGCACCCGAAAGGCGCAACCGGTTGTCCGCCTGGCTGCCGGTCACGGAGAAGTTCGGCTCGACGACATACAGGCGGTTCATGTCGTGCCCGCCGTCCAGGCGCCGGCGATCGGAAAAAAGCCGCGCGTTGCGCACGACGTCGCCTTCGGTCGCCAGAAAGTCGAAATCGACCGCGAGCACGACATCGGCCTGATCGAAGCGGTAGGAAACCTGATGCCCCGCCACGCCGGCCAGTTCCATCGCCTCGCGGCCGGCATCCGGGCGCGCCGGGTCGTGCCGGTAAATCTTTGCTCCGGGATACGCCGCGGCGATCTCGTCGAGCAGGTGGTTGCGCGTCGGAGACGGCTTGTCGTCGACCAGAAGCGCAAAACCCGCGTCGCCGCCGCGCCACGCGCCCATGTGCGCGCGGATCATGTCGGTAAACGCGGTGGTGGTCGCCGGCTTGCCGCCCGATAGAGGGTGACGGCCGCGGTCGGGATCATAAATCGAAAGCGCCTCGGCCTGCGCCCAGAGACTCGCGGCGCCGAGGTTCATCGGGTGATCGGGATTGCCCTCGACCTTCGTCGGCCGGCCGTCGCTGCTGGTGACAAGCAATCC of the bacterium genome contains:
- a CDS encoding TAT-variant-translocated molybdopterin oxidoreductase codes for the protein MTTREYWRSLEARAGSEESRRWVEREFPEGASELPEAEDGVTRRKFLGLLGASVSLAGAAGTGCIRKPVEKILPHTDRPEFLVPGRPVSYATCAYIGGHVEGLLVTSSDGRPTKVEGNPDHPMNLGAASLWAQAEALSIYDPDRGRHPLSGGKPATTTAFTDMIRAHMGAWRGGDAGFALLVDDKPSPTRNHLLDEIAAAYPGAKIYRHDPARPDAGREAMELAGVAGHQVSYRFDQADVVLAVDFDFLATEGDVVRNARLFSDRRRLDGGHDMNRLYVVEPNFSVTGSQADNRLRLSGAKCAAFLSRVAEKLGVGGTLGESLEDRAKTFADAVAADLAARRGRSLVAAGPRQPAA